From the genome of Desulfovibrio psychrotolerans, one region includes:
- a CDS encoding helix-turn-helix domain-containing protein, which yields MKESNANAATLRCLRIVEMMAGRVLDGLSNKDLADALRCPPPTVSRDLDTLMRAGWVQRLETGRWSLTPRPLQVAQAYSNHVTRTTTRIAELNQRIVSGALAMGGTGAA from the coding sequence ATGAAGGAATCTAATGCCAACGCCGCCACCCTGCGCTGCCTGCGCATAGTGGAAATGATGGCCGGGCGTGTGCTGGATGGCCTTTCCAACAAGGACTTGGCCGATGCATTGCGCTGCCCGCCGCCCACCGTCTCCCGCGATCTGGACACACTGATGCGGGCAGGTTGGGTCCAGCGGCTGGAAACCGGACGCTGGAGTCTTACCCCCCGGCCTCTGCAAGTGGCGCAAGCGTACAGCAACCACGTAACCCGGACGACAACCCGCATCGCGGAACTGAATCAACGAATCGTCTCCGGTGCTCTCGCCATGGGCGGCACGGGGGCGGCATGA